In a single window of the Halomicroarcula saliterrae genome:
- a CDS encoding HalOD1 output domain-containing protein, with translation MKDNVGLERAVVLAVARSEGIEPAALREPLFDALDGDALDRLFRDTTGHVTFEYQGYEVTVSSDGDVSLEPSVE, from the coding sequence ATGAAAGATAATGTGGGTTTGGAGCGGGCGGTCGTCCTGGCCGTGGCGCGTTCAGAAGGTATCGAGCCGGCAGCACTCAGGGAGCCGCTGTTCGACGCGCTCGACGGTGACGCGCTCGACCGACTCTTCCGTGACACGACCGGCCACGTCACCTTCGAGTACCAGGGCTACGAGGTGACTGTCAGCAGCGACGGCGACGTTTCGCTCGAACCGTCTGTCGAGTGA
- a CDS encoding metallophosphoesterase, whose translation MTTYYFISDLHIGGDEALRDVQFEPELLGFLERLETTDEDAELIINGDTFGLWEFTELEGMAKFDALLERYPELFEQLRATGENVQITIIPGNHDYELAAHDEYVERLAEWNVTLEQDVTITRSVGEHDVWIEHGMQEDGHNRIPDFGNPYANPLGYFVNRHFTSKAGQLSDRGRYNWLRDIQSVTPMERIPEWVVSNYFYREMNPLLRYASLPFLLTFNVSLGYLLVVLLAVTGVWSAPLLAVHDLLFELGVVGSLLDAVIAVNIAVTALLAVLAVPLYVYVRDVRTTLGRFGLFGLPERTDPYLDRARSVFEANPDVAAFVYGHTHRASVRRLDGRAVINTGTWLKRFTPTATRLGLLPPVFHPSFRLSYVRLRAEDGAVLVEYDEVDKANPSELSVLERLVSKRPGRESEIPEESVFER comes from the coding sequence ATGACGACTTACTACTTCATCAGCGACCTGCACATCGGCGGCGACGAGGCGTTGCGCGACGTGCAGTTCGAGCCGGAGCTCCTCGGGTTTCTCGAACGGCTCGAAACAACCGACGAGGACGCCGAGCTCATCATCAACGGCGACACGTTCGGCCTCTGGGAGTTCACCGAGCTCGAGGGGATGGCGAAGTTCGACGCGCTGCTGGAGCGCTACCCCGAGCTGTTCGAGCAGCTGCGGGCGACCGGCGAGAACGTCCAGATTACCATCATCCCGGGGAACCACGACTACGAACTGGCAGCACACGACGAGTACGTCGAGCGGCTCGCCGAGTGGAACGTGACCCTCGAACAGGACGTGACTATCACCCGCTCTGTCGGCGAGCACGACGTCTGGATCGAACACGGGATGCAGGAGGACGGGCACAATCGGATTCCGGACTTCGGGAACCCCTACGCGAACCCGCTGGGCTACTTCGTCAACCGGCACTTCACGAGCAAAGCCGGGCAGCTGTCCGACCGTGGGCGGTACAACTGGCTCAGGGATATCCAGTCCGTGACGCCCATGGAGCGGATTCCCGAGTGGGTCGTCTCGAACTACTTCTACCGGGAGATGAACCCGCTGTTGCGCTACGCCTCGCTCCCGTTCCTGCTCACGTTCAACGTCAGTCTGGGCTATCTCCTGGTGGTCCTGCTCGCCGTGACTGGTGTCTGGTCGGCGCCGCTGCTGGCGGTCCACGACCTGCTGTTCGAGCTCGGCGTCGTCGGCTCGCTCCTCGATGCGGTCATCGCCGTCAACATCGCGGTCACCGCGTTGCTTGCCGTTCTCGCGGTGCCGCTGTACGTCTACGTCCGCGACGTTCGGACGACGCTCGGCCGGTTTGGCCTGTTCGGACTCCCGGAACGGACCGACCCGTATCTCGACCGCGCGCGGTCGGTGTTCGAGGCGAACCCCGACGTGGCGGCGTTCGTCTACGGCCACACGCACCGTGCGTCCGTCCGGCGGCTCGACGGTCGTGCGGTCATCAACACCGGGACGTGGCTCAAGCGGTTCACGCCGACAGCCACCCGGCTCGGGCTCCTCCCGCCCGTGTTCCACCCGTCGTTCAGACTGAGCTACGTCCGTCTCAGGGCCGAAGACGGGGCAGTACTCGTGGAGTACGACGAAGTCGACAAGGCGAACCCGTCGGAGCTCTCAGTGCTGGAACGCCTCGTCTCGAAACGGCCCGGCCGGGAGTCAGAGATCCCCGAAGAGAGCGTCTTCGAGCGCTGA
- a CDS encoding phosphoribosyltransferase, translating into MFTDRTDAGEQLAAELRRLDLDADIVLGIPRGGLPIARPVADALDVPLDVVVASKVGAPGNPELAVAAVADDGTTWRNDSLIGSLDLPMGYLEDETEHEQRAAREKRQRYRDGRPPLDLAGEDVLIVDDGLATGATMFACVQRVRAAGAASVVAAVPVGSPRTAEELDRMVDRLVVLATPQRFSAVGQFYRDFSQVTDEQAMALLD; encoded by the coding sequence ATGTTCACGGACCGCACGGACGCCGGTGAGCAACTCGCCGCGGAGCTCCGTCGGCTGGACCTCGACGCCGATATCGTGCTGGGGATTCCACGCGGCGGGCTCCCTATCGCCCGTCCCGTCGCGGACGCCCTCGACGTGCCACTGGACGTGGTCGTGGCGAGCAAGGTCGGCGCGCCGGGGAACCCGGAACTGGCGGTCGCCGCCGTCGCCGACGACGGGACCACGTGGCGAAACGACTCGCTCATCGGGTCGCTCGACCTGCCGATGGGGTATCTGGAGGACGAAACCGAGCACGAACAGCGGGCCGCCCGGGAGAAGCGCCAGCGCTACCGCGACGGGCGACCCCCGCTCGACCTCGCCGGCGAGGACGTTCTCATCGTCGACGACGGGCTGGCCACCGGCGCGACGATGTTCGCCTGCGTCCAGCGCGTCCGTGCGGCCGGCGCCGCGAGCGTCGTCGCCGCGGTCCCGGTCGGCTCGCCCCGGACCGCCGAGGAACTTGACCGCATGGTCGACCGGCTTGTCGTCCTTGCGACGCCACAGCGGTTCTCCGCGGTCGGACAGTTCTACCGGGACTTCTCGCAGGTCACCGACGAGCAAGCGATGGCGCTACTCGACTAG
- the purB gene encoding adenylosuccinate lyase translates to MTDRGPLAAVSPLDGRYARYTEPLVPYASERALMRARVEVEVEYLLALADLDATPLTVSDDQRAALRDLYDAFDDEDASVVKRLETEGYGEYSATNHDVKAIEYFIRLGMPDGLDADHWIHFGLTSEDVNNLAHRLLVKPAAEDVLVPELRAIRDTLVEMAHDYGDLAMLARTHGQPATPTTFGKEMAVYASRLGQAIARIERAADALSGKLAGASGTYAAHHAAYPDVDWPAFAREFVASLGLDHEPLTTQVNPCDDLEVLFDAVRGANNVLLDMDRDMWLYVSDRYLGQQTVEGETGSSTMPHKVNPIDFENSEGNLSKANSDLVFLGDYVTNSRLQRDLSDSTVKRNVGSAFAYCLIAYGKCQNGLAKVVPNEQVMAEELADTPEIIGEAVQTILRREGHDDAYEQVKKATRGKDVTIEDFRAMFAELDVSDDVRAELDALTPAGYTGLAAQLAEQA, encoded by the coding sequence ATGACTGACAGAGGGCCACTCGCCGCCGTCTCGCCGCTGGACGGCCGGTACGCCCGCTACACCGAGCCGCTCGTCCCGTACGCCAGCGAGCGGGCGCTCATGCGCGCCCGCGTCGAAGTCGAAGTGGAGTATCTCCTCGCGCTGGCCGACCTCGACGCCACGCCGCTGACCGTCTCCGACGACCAGCGAGCCGCGCTTCGCGACCTGTACGACGCTTTCGACGACGAGGACGCGAGCGTCGTCAAGCGACTGGAGACGGAGGGGTACGGCGAGTACTCGGCAACGAACCACGACGTGAAAGCCATCGAGTACTTCATCCGTCTGGGGATGCCCGACGGGCTGGACGCCGACCACTGGATTCACTTCGGGCTCACGAGCGAGGACGTGAACAACCTCGCTCACCGCCTGCTGGTCAAACCCGCCGCCGAGGACGTGCTGGTGCCCGAACTCCGCGCCATCAGGGACACGCTGGTCGAGATGGCCCACGACTACGGCGACCTGGCGATGCTCGCCCGGACCCACGGCCAGCCCGCGACGCCGACGACCTTCGGCAAGGAGATGGCCGTCTACGCCTCACGGCTCGGACAGGCCATCGCGCGAATCGAGCGCGCGGCCGACGCCCTCTCCGGGAAACTCGCTGGCGCCTCGGGGACCTACGCGGCCCATCACGCCGCCTACCCGGACGTCGACTGGCCCGCCTTCGCCCGCGAGTTCGTCGCCTCGCTCGGGCTGGACCACGAACCGCTGACGACGCAGGTCAACCCCTGTGACGACCTCGAAGTCCTCTTCGATGCGGTGCGGGGCGCGAACAACGTCCTGCTGGATATGGACCGGGACATGTGGCTCTACGTCTCCGACCGCTACCTCGGGCAACAGACCGTCGAGGGCGAGACCGGCTCCTCGACGATGCCACACAAGGTCAATCCCATCGACTTCGAGAACAGCGAGGGGAACCTCTCGAAGGCGAACTCGGACCTCGTCTTCCTTGGCGATTACGTCACCAACTCCCGGCTCCAGCGGGACCTCTCGGACTCGACGGTCAAGCGAAACGTCGGTTCGGCCTTTGCCTACTGTCTCATCGCGTACGGGAAGTGCCAGAACGGGCTGGCGAAGGTCGTCCCGAACGAGCAGGTGATGGCCGAGGAACTGGCCGACACGCCCGAGATAATCGGCGAGGCCGTCCAGACTATCCTGCGGCGCGAGGGCCACGACGACGCCTACGAACAGGTCAAGAAGGCCACGCGGGGCAAGGACGTGACTATCGAGGACTTCCGTGCGATGTTCGCGGAGCTGGACGTGAGCGACGACGTGCGGGCGGAGCTCGACGCGCTGACGCCTGCGGGATACACCGGTCTCGCGGCGCAGCTGGCGGAGCAAGCGTAG
- a CDS encoding formate/nitrite transporter family protein: MDDTDGESRLRGTADHSESGAPAGGHVIRDRFSSNEIFQRIVVAADDEITARPRKLVAGGLAAGFAITVTFLLYASLTASTGGDPILSALLYPLGFIFIILGDYELYTENTLPPVTLVLERIASFPTLARIWGLVLLGNFLGGALGAAALSSTGVLSPAAATAAEGFAVEAIEAPWWALFAKAVFAGLIVAGVVWVDYSLRDGIARITMVYLSFLAIPFGSLYHVVVSWTEMLFLVFEGELALAVGVTEFVLPVLLGNSIGGVVLVTVVNYFQTTERRVATARVSDIRPLSTREWLLGGLGGDRSYVPSRRDRE; encoded by the coding sequence ATGGACGACACCGACGGCGAGTCGCGTCTCCGCGGTACCGCGGACCACTCGGAAAGCGGCGCGCCGGCTGGCGGCCACGTTATCCGCGACCGCTTCTCCTCGAACGAGATATTCCAGCGCATCGTCGTGGCGGCCGACGACGAGATTACCGCACGACCCCGGAAGCTGGTGGCCGGCGGGCTCGCCGCGGGCTTTGCCATCACGGTCACCTTCCTCCTCTATGCCTCGCTGACGGCGAGTACGGGCGGGGACCCGATTCTGAGCGCGCTGCTGTACCCGCTGGGCTTTATATTCATCATCCTCGGTGACTACGAGCTGTACACGGAGAACACGCTGCCGCCGGTCACGCTCGTCCTCGAACGCATCGCCAGCTTCCCCACGCTGGCCCGTATCTGGGGGCTCGTACTTCTGGGGAACTTTCTGGGGGGCGCACTGGGCGCGGCCGCGCTCTCGTCGACGGGCGTCCTCTCGCCCGCCGCGGCGACGGCGGCGGAGGGGTTCGCCGTCGAAGCCATCGAAGCGCCGTGGTGGGCGCTGTTCGCAAAGGCGGTGTTCGCCGGGCTCATCGTCGCCGGCGTCGTCTGGGTCGACTACTCGCTGCGGGACGGTATCGCGCGCATCACGATGGTGTACCTCTCCTTTCTCGCCATCCCCTTCGGGAGCCTCTATCACGTCGTCGTCTCCTGGACCGAGATGCTGTTTCTCGTCTTCGAGGGGGAGCTCGCGCTCGCGGTCGGCGTCACCGAGTTCGTCCTGCCGGTGTTGCTCGGCAACTCCATCGGCGGTGTCGTGCTCGTGACGGTCGTCAACTACTTCCAGACGACCGAACGCCGGGTGGCGACGGCACGCGTCAGCGATATTCGCCCGCTCTCGACTCGCGAGTGGCTGCTGGGCGGGCTCGGCGGCGACAGGTCGTACGTCCCCTCCCGAAGGGACCGCGAGTGA
- a CDS encoding DUF7344 domain-containing protein has product MPPKSCYPDKAPVVDQLLDTLCHAIRREVIHYFENCTGSETASLADLAERLTSRVPSATDQSIRVELSHVHLPKLSQRGWLDYDGDTGHIEYHGHADAKQLLGEVRTVF; this is encoded by the coding sequence ATGCCGCCGAAATCCTGTTATCCGGACAAGGCACCCGTCGTCGACCAGCTGCTAGACACTCTCTGTCACGCCATACGGCGCGAGGTAATACACTACTTCGAGAACTGCACCGGGTCGGAGACGGCGTCGCTGGCCGACCTGGCCGAACGGCTCACCAGCCGCGTTCCGTCCGCGACCGACCAGTCGATACGGGTCGAACTCAGTCACGTCCATCTCCCGAAACTCAGTCAGCGAGGCTGGCTCGACTACGACGGAGACACCGGGCACATCGAGTATCACGGGCACGCGGATGCGAAACAGTTGCTGGGTGAGGTACGTACCGTCTTCTGA
- the purH gene encoding bifunctional phosphoribosylaminoimidazolecarboxamide formyltransferase/IMP cyclohydrolase, translated as MKLAGMASNRGRNLLNIADRAPGGAEFAVVLTNDADAPVLEAAAERGIPTEVVERGDDESREAHEERVLDALADYDFELVTLDGYMRILSETFIEGAPTTLNVHPSLLPNFPGMDTHEQVLEAGVKVTGCTVHVVDETVDGGPIVTQEPIPVVEGDDVDALKERVLYEGEFTAYPRVVKWFTEDRVEVDWETGTVDVDGDEGGEFPARRLVSDDRAADLRYGENPHQDAALYADTTVSEASVVHADQLNEGAKALSYNNYNDADGALNLIKEFDEPAAAVIKHTNPAGCATADSVAEAYGKALSTDPMSAFGGIVALNRECDTATAEQITDSFKEVVVAPGYTDAALDVLFEKENLRVLDVNDNFEVTDTLTEKPLVGGRLVQQRDTQHLTVDDLEVVTDRVPTDEQLESMLFAWHTLKHVKSNGILFAKGTETVGIGMGQVSRVDAVRLAAMKADEHAEGKDAEGAVMASDAFFPFPDGIEEAAKAGIEAVIQPGGSKNDESVVEAADEHDMAMVMTGQRSFRHD; from the coding sequence ATGAAACTCGCCGGTATGGCCAGCAACCGTGGCCGGAATCTCCTGAACATCGCCGACCGCGCACCGGGTGGCGCCGAGTTCGCCGTCGTCCTGACGAACGACGCCGACGCGCCCGTCCTGGAGGCGGCAGCGGAGCGTGGCATCCCGACCGAGGTCGTCGAACGGGGCGACGACGAGTCCCGCGAGGCCCACGAGGAGCGGGTCCTCGACGCGCTGGCCGACTACGACTTCGAACTGGTGACGCTCGATGGATACATGCGCATTCTGAGCGAGACGTTCATCGAGGGCGCGCCGACGACGCTGAACGTCCACCCCTCCCTGCTCCCGAACTTCCCGGGGATGGACACCCACGAGCAGGTACTGGAGGCGGGCGTGAAGGTGACGGGCTGTACGGTCCACGTCGTCGACGAGACGGTCGACGGCGGCCCCATCGTCACGCAGGAACCGATTCCGGTCGTCGAGGGCGACGACGTCGACGCGCTGAAAGAACGCGTCCTCTACGAGGGCGAGTTCACCGCTTACCCCCGTGTCGTCAAGTGGTTCACCGAGGACCGCGTCGAGGTCGACTGGGAGACCGGCACCGTCGACGTCGACGGGGACGAGGGCGGGGAGTTCCCCGCGCGACGGCTCGTCTCCGACGACCGGGCGGCGGACCTCCGCTACGGGGAGAACCCCCATCAGGACGCCGCGCTGTACGCCGACACCACGGTATCAGAGGCCAGCGTCGTCCACGCCGACCAGCTCAACGAGGGCGCGAAGGCGCTGTCCTACAACAACTACAACGACGCCGACGGCGCGCTGAACCTGATAAAGGAGTTCGACGAGCCCGCCGCCGCGGTCATCAAACACACCAACCCCGCGGGCTGTGCGACCGCCGACTCCGTGGCCGAGGCCTACGGCAAGGCCCTCTCGACGGACCCGATGAGCGCCTTCGGCGGTATCGTCGCCCTCAACCGCGAGTGTGACACCGCCACCGCGGAGCAGATTACCGACTCGTTCAAGGAAGTCGTCGTCGCGCCGGGCTACACCGACGCCGCGCTCGACGTGCTCTTCGAGAAGGAGAACCTCCGGGTGCTGGACGTGAACGACAACTTCGAGGTGACGGACACGCTGACCGAGAAGCCTCTCGTCGGGGGCCGGCTGGTCCAGCAACGGGACACCCAGCATCTCACCGTCGACGACCTCGAAGTCGTCACCGACCGGGTTCCGACCGACGAACAGCTCGAATCGATGCTCTTCGCCTGGCACACGCTGAAACACGTCAAATCGAACGGCATCCTCTTCGCGAAAGGCACCGAGACGGTCGGCATCGGAATGGGCCAGGTCTCCCGCGTCGACGCCGTCCGACTCGCCGCGATGAAAGCCGACGAACACGCCGAGGGCAAGGACGCCGAGGGCGCCGTGATGGCGTCGGACGCCTTCTTCCCGTTCCCGGACGGTATCGAGGAGGCGGCGAAAGCGGGCATCGAGGCCGTCATCCAGCCCGGCGGCTCGAAAAACGACGAGAGCGTCGTCGAGGCCGCCGACGAACACGACATGGCGATGGTCATGACCGGTCAGCGGTCCTTCAGACACGACTGA
- a CDS encoding HdeD family acid-resistance protein, translated as MATESTTNESMQAQLQRGGIVGGALLALLGVLALFTPFITGIALSILLGAALVVGALVHVAAAFSAGSARSVVWQVLLGVVYGFVGISILSNPILGLTTLTVLVIAFFAAEGILQLVWAVTGEGSRVWLGISGVVSLLLAGMLLVGFPASALWAVGVLFGVDLLVTGLSMIMHGRTTREATSAETPAEAAG; from the coding sequence ATGGCTACAGAATCTACAACCAACGAGTCGATGCAGGCACAGTTACAGCGAGGCGGTATCGTGGGTGGTGCCCTGTTGGCGCTACTGGGGGTACTCGCGCTGTTTACGCCCTTCATTACGGGAATCGCCCTCTCCATCCTGCTCGGGGCGGCGCTGGTCGTGGGCGCACTGGTCCACGTCGCGGCGGCGTTCTCCGCGGGCAGTGCGAGAAGCGTCGTCTGGCAGGTCCTGCTGGGCGTCGTCTACGGCTTCGTCGGCATCTCGATTCTCTCGAACCCGATACTCGGACTGACGACGCTGACGGTCCTCGTCATCGCCTTCTTCGCCGCCGAGGGTATCCTCCAGCTGGTCTGGGCGGTCACCGGCGAGGGGAGCCGCGTCTGGCTCGGCATCAGCGGCGTGGTCTCCTTGCTGCTGGCCGGGATGTTGCTGGTCGGATTTCCGGCGTCGGCGCTGTGGGCCGTCGGGGTCCTCTTCGGCGTGGATCTGCTGGTCACCGGCCTCTCGATGATTATGCACGGCCGGACGACCCGAGAAGCGACCAGCGCCGAGACGCCCGCGGAAGCGGCCGGGTAA
- the folP gene encoding dihydropteroate synthase, whose product MEFHEAANFLFELRRFDSRAGTDATRSLLSALSDPQEGPRCVQVAGSNGKGSTARMLERTLREAGLDVGLYTSPHLDDVRERIRVNGRKVPEAAVVEFVEGVREYITDCGAEGASPTFFETLTAFAFWEFDRQDVDVAVLEVGIGGKYDATSVVDPVASAVTSVTLEHTHILGDTVEEIATDKAHVAPADRPLVTGATGDALAAVREQAGDVVTVGDGEESEVHVSYGGRDGLEAAVGIEGPDWAVDTHLPLLGAHQAHNAGIAATLARQVADVSRTDIERGLRNAHWPGRFEVMGESPLVVLDGAHNPGGLERTVETLGSFDYDDLHVVLGAMVDKDHAAIAAELADAGHAVACRPNVDRAESPDVLAEALREGTDAEVRTRSDVAGAVGMALDAADEGDAVLVTGSLYAVREARTRWTRPVVPKDVDSIPEARETIEAAHVTSAGAWRMRGKAVHRVLRTRVQPRQAQYLKEELLSLGGECAVSGLNDQAEERVDIVMMGTMAQFKRLADKLDGQPYGLSTFSDELREALDIRQPAAGADYPWSDGTAVMGILNITPDSFHDGGEYNAVEDAVARAESMVEDGADILDIGGESTRPGADPVPVEDEIERVVPVIEALSETDVAVSVDTRKAAVARAALDAGADILNDVSGLEDPEMRLVAADHDVPVVVMHSIETPVDPDSDIHYDDVVGDVIDELTERVLLAEKAGLDREQILVDPGIGFGKSPAESFELLDRIGEFRALGCPILVGHSHKSLFGLVGERPGDCLEATIAGTTMATERGADVIRVHDVAENVAAVNVANAAANPDGVGE is encoded by the coding sequence ATGGAGTTCCACGAGGCCGCGAACTTCCTCTTCGAGTTGCGCCGGTTCGATTCGCGGGCCGGCACCGACGCCACGCGGAGCCTGCTGTCTGCGCTGTCCGACCCACAGGAGGGACCACGCTGTGTACAGGTCGCCGGCTCCAACGGGAAGGGGTCGACCGCCCGGATGCTCGAACGCACGCTCCGGGAGGCCGGACTCGACGTCGGCCTCTACACCTCGCCGCATCTCGACGACGTCCGCGAGCGCATCCGCGTGAACGGCCGCAAGGTGCCCGAGGCCGCCGTCGTCGAGTTCGTCGAGGGGGTCCGCGAGTACATCACCGACTGTGGCGCCGAGGGGGCGTCGCCGACCTTCTTCGAGACGCTGACCGCCTTCGCCTTCTGGGAGTTCGACCGACAGGACGTCGACGTCGCCGTCCTCGAAGTCGGCATCGGCGGGAAGTACGACGCCACCAGCGTCGTCGACCCCGTCGCCAGCGCGGTGACCAGTGTCACGCTCGAACACACCCACATTCTGGGCGATACCGTCGAGGAGATCGCCACGGACAAGGCCCACGTCGCGCCCGCCGACCGACCGCTGGTGACCGGCGCGACCGGCGACGCGCTCGCCGCCGTCCGCGAACAGGCCGGCGACGTGGTTACCGTCGGCGACGGCGAGGAGTCGGAGGTCCACGTCAGCTACGGCGGCCGTGACGGACTGGAGGCCGCCGTCGGCATCGAGGGGCCCGACTGGGCCGTCGACACGCATCTCCCGCTGCTGGGGGCACACCAGGCCCACAACGCGGGTATCGCCGCGACGCTCGCCAGACAGGTCGCCGACGTGTCCCGAACCGACATCGAGCGCGGCCTGCGAAACGCCCACTGGCCCGGCCGCTTCGAAGTGATGGGCGAGTCGCCACTGGTGGTGCTCGACGGGGCGCACAACCCCGGCGGGCTCGAACGGACCGTGGAGACGCTGGGGAGTTTCGACTACGACGACCTCCACGTCGTGCTGGGCGCGATGGTGGACAAGGACCACGCGGCCATCGCCGCCGAACTCGCCGACGCCGGCCACGCTGTCGCCTGTCGTCCGAACGTCGACCGGGCCGAGAGCCCCGACGTGCTGGCCGAGGCGCTGCGCGAGGGGACCGACGCGGAGGTGCGGACTCGTTCGGACGTGGCCGGCGCCGTCGGGATGGCCCTCGACGCCGCCGACGAGGGCGACGCGGTTCTCGTCACCGGCTCGCTGTACGCCGTTCGCGAGGCGCGGACCCGCTGGACACGGCCGGTGGTGCCCAAGGACGTGGATTCGATTCCCGAAGCCAGGGAGACTATCGAGGCCGCCCACGTCACCAGCGCCGGCGCGTGGCGGATGCGGGGGAAGGCCGTCCACCGAGTGCTGCGGACCCGCGTCCAGCCCCGACAGGCCCAGTATCTCAAGGAGGAACTCCTCTCGCTCGGCGGGGAGTGTGCCGTCTCGGGCCTGAACGACCAGGCCGAGGAACGCGTCGACATCGTCATGATGGGGACGATGGCGCAGTTCAAACGCCTCGCGGACAAGCTGGACGGCCAGCCCTACGGGCTCTCGACCTTTTCCGACGAGCTCAGGGAGGCGCTGGACATCCGGCAGCCGGCTGCCGGGGCCGACTACCCGTGGAGCGACGGCACCGCGGTGATGGGCATCCTCAACATCACGCCCGACTCCTTCCACGACGGCGGGGAGTACAACGCCGTCGAGGACGCGGTCGCACGCGCCGAGTCGATGGTCGAAGACGGCGCGGACATCCTCGACATCGGCGGGGAGTCGACGCGCCCGGGCGCCGACCCGGTCCCGGTCGAGGACGAAATCGAGCGGGTCGTCCCGGTCATCGAGGCGCTGTCCGAGACCGACGTGGCCGTCTCCGTCGACACCCGGAAGGCCGCGGTCGCCCGGGCGGCCCTCGACGCCGGTGCGGACATCCTCAACGACGTGTCCGGGCTGGAAGACCCCGAGATGAGACTGGTCGCCGCCGACCACGACGTGCCGGTCGTCGTGATGCACTCCATCGAGACCCCCGTCGATCCGGACAGCGACATCCATTACGACGACGTGGTCGGGGACGTCATCGACGAACTCACCGAGCGGGTCCTGCTGGCGGAGAAAGCCGGGCTGGACCGCGAGCAGATTCTCGTCGACCCCGGCATCGGCTTCGGGAAGTCCCCCGCCGAGAGCTTCGAGCTGCTCGACCGCATCGGGGAGTTCCGGGCGCTTGGCTGTCCGATTCTGGTCGGCCACTCCCACAAGTCGCTGTTCGGGCTGGTCGGGGAGCGACCCGGTGACTGTCTGGAAGCGACGATAGCGGGGACGACCATGGCCACGGAGCGGGGGGCAGACGTGATACGGGTCCACGACGTGGCCGAGAACGTCGCCGCGGTCAACGTCGCGAACGCGGCGGCGAACCCCGACGGGGTCGGCGAGTAA
- a CDS encoding DsrE family protein, whose protein sequence is MSSHSSILVHVSADDIGDWQMALRNLANLVNDDSVETPPELMEVVVNGPGVRFLLGTSPEAAKVTRMAEAGVEIAACANSLDRFGHAPQELATGVTTVRSGVAEVVRVQQRGDTYLKLP, encoded by the coding sequence ATGAGCAGCCACAGTTCGATTCTGGTACACGTCTCCGCCGACGATATCGGCGACTGGCAGATGGCGCTGCGGAACCTCGCGAACCTCGTCAACGACGACTCCGTCGAGACGCCGCCGGAGCTGATGGAAGTCGTCGTCAACGGGCCCGGGGTCCGCTTTCTCCTCGGAACCAGCCCCGAGGCCGCGAAGGTGACGCGGATGGCGGAGGCGGGCGTCGAAATCGCCGCCTGTGCGAACTCGCTGGACCGATTTGGCCACGCCCCACAGGAGCTCGCGACCGGCGTGACGACCGTCAGGTCCGGCGTGGCCGAGGTCGTGCGCGTCCAGCAGCGGGGCGACACCTATCTGAAGCTGCCCTAA